A window of Clostridium sp. Marseille-P299 contains these coding sequences:
- a CDS encoding cyclic nucleotide-binding domain-containing protein, producing MRFLHTVQTENSEKNILREIQKCDLLIYKNYTAGDVIMDYTVNNTDIGILLSGKAELICSEYDGKSYLLEQYGNNDIFGSIISLTLESKLYLIIAKMDCTVLFLNYNQFIKHLF from the coding sequence ATGAGATTTTTACATACAGTGCAAACTGAAAATTCAGAAAAAAATATATTAAGAGAGATTCAAAAATGTGATTTACTTATATATAAAAATTATACGGCCGGTGATGTTATTATGGATTATACTGTAAATAATACGGATATCGGTATCCTACTTTCAGGCAAAGCTGAGCTTATTTGCAGTGAATATGACGGGAAGAGCTATTTACTGGAACAATACGGAAATAATGATATCTTTGGCTCCATTATTTCCTTGACTTTAGAAAGTAAGTTATATCTAATAATTGCAAAAATGGATTGTACTGTGCTATTTTTAAACTATAATCAATTTATAAAACATTTGTTCTAG
- a CDS encoding sensor domain-containing diguanylate cyclase yields MSKLSLDNRVVNILNHINAGVLYCKNDEHSTILYANDYFYQMIGYEKDEFAILFSNRFADLVMDDVSHILKSIDEKIARGEDLDFEFRMRNKQGEIFWVHDTAKYEQEYNCWYVTIMNITDMKSIEYERERLEFYLNSMPNKIVICDQNANIIYRNKCAKDCLYYNPEASSLHQLNGGNILGMQMEEVLRQASLGVEVNYETRFQENGTFIGHDKNRMIPIRSTDGKILNYMQVSEDLLSLSDGLTHFPTRAMFEDYYHYFTEAHSDQAIYMAIIDIDNFKNINDTYGHYVGDEVIRITGQRLSSVLGKEDYICRYGGDEFMILFVNQQLESVLDKCRYILYTALSTVQIRQVAIELSYSIGIASGEHASGYQDLMEKADHALYQVKENGKGCIIVYDKSEDKQGSDL; encoded by the coding sequence ATGTCAAAATTATCTTTGGATAACAGAGTAGTAAACATCTTAAATCACATAAATGCGGGTGTTCTCTACTGCAAAAATGATGAGCATTCCACGATACTCTACGCAAATGATTACTTTTATCAGATGATTGGATACGAGAAGGATGAGTTTGCAATCTTGTTTAGCAATAGATTTGCTGATCTTGTTATGGACGATGTCTCTCATATTTTAAAGTCGATTGACGAAAAAATTGCGAGAGGTGAAGACCTTGACTTTGAGTTTCGGATGCGCAACAAGCAAGGAGAAATCTTCTGGGTACACGATACAGCCAAATATGAACAGGAATATAACTGCTGGTATGTGACAATCATGAACATAACGGATATGAAGAGTATCGAGTATGAGAGAGAGAGACTGGAGTTTTATCTTAACAGCATGCCCAATAAGATTGTAATATGTGACCAGAATGCCAACATCATATATAGAAACAAATGTGCAAAGGATTGCCTATACTACAATCCAGAAGCCAGCTCTCTTCATCAGCTGAATGGTGGCAACATTCTGGGAATGCAGATGGAGGAGGTTCTTAGGCAGGCCTCGCTTGGAGTGGAAGTAAACTATGAGACAAGGTTTCAAGAGAATGGGACTTTCATTGGACACGATAAAAATCGTATGATTCCAATTAGAAGTACCGATGGGAAAATCCTGAACTATATGCAGGTGAGCGAAGACCTTTTAAGCCTAAGTGATGGGCTGACACATTTTCCGACCCGCGCCATGTTTGAGGATTATTATCATTATTTTACCGAAGCTCATTCGGATCAGGCTATCTATATGGCAATTATCGATATCGATAATTTCAAGAATATTAACGATACCTATGGACATTATGTTGGTGACGAAGTGATTCGAATAACAGGGCAGAGACTATCATCCGTCCTTGGAAAAGAGGATTACATATGTCGCTATGGCGGAGACGAGTTTATGATTCTGTTTGTGAATCAGCAGTTGGAATCGGTTCTGGATAAGTGCAGGTATATTCTGTATACGGCTTTAAGTACGGTTCAAATCAGGCAGGTGGCCATAGAGCTGTCCTACAGTATTGGGATTGCCTCCGGCGAACACGCATCCGGATATCAGGATCTGATGGAAAAAGCGGATCATGCGCTTTATCAGGTGAAGGAGAATGGAAAAGGCTGTATTATAGTCTATGATAAATCTGAAGACAAACAGGGCAGTGACCTTTAA
- a CDS encoding EAL domain-containing protein, with protein MKLRYLIEIIFLMIIFPVENVINIIHTNIYALKDMVTIGLLLLVCILIFIFALVPGLKKMLIRKKIRLNMRHNNYLLQYQPIYNPRNNRIVGFEGLLRLQDKNKELISPLKFIPEIENNNMLNEVSLWIIEKVTEDYSKIYNYECMQKMEFYISLNLSLNEIENDYFVDRAISLLANSRLGEKKICLEIIERFKMNNYDKVNQNIKRLKAAGYKLAIDDFGVEYSNLDTLHNFNADIIKVDKFFVDGIVKDEFKEEVILFISKLAGLRNQSVVLEGVEEISQVAKIKEIENDYLFVQGFFYGEPMDLEKIRFL; from the coding sequence ATGAAATTAAGATATTTAATAGAAATCATATTTTTAATGATTATTTTTCCTGTAGAAAATGTGATTAATATAATTCATACAAATATATATGCTTTAAAAGATATGGTTACGATCGGCCTATTATTATTAGTATGTATTTTGATCTTTATTTTTGCTTTAGTTCCAGGATTGAAAAAGATGTTAATTAGAAAGAAAATCAGATTAAATATGCGTCATAATAATTATTTATTACAATACCAACCTATTTATAATCCAAGAAATAATAGAATTGTTGGATTTGAAGGATTATTAAGGTTACAAGATAAGAATAAAGAGCTTATATCTCCTCTTAAATTCATCCCTGAAATTGAAAATAATAATATGCTAAATGAAGTTTCTCTTTGGATTATAGAAAAAGTAACTGAAGATTACAGCAAAATATATAACTACGAATGTATGCAGAAAATGGAATTTTATATATCTCTAAATCTATCATTGAATGAAATTGAAAATGACTACTTTGTTGATAGAGCTATTAGCCTTTTGGCTAACTCAAGATTAGGAGAGAAAAAGATTTGTTTGGAAATAATTGAACGGTTTAAAATGAATAATTATGATAAAGTTAATCAAAATATAAAAAGATTAAAGGCAGCAGGATATAAACTTGCTATCGATGATTTTGGAGTAGAATATTCAAACTTGGATACTCTGCATAATTTTAATGCAGATATTATAAAAGTAGATAAATTTTTCGTTGATGGAATTGTTAAAGATGAATTTAAAGAAGAGGTAATTTTATTTATATCTAAGCTCGCAGGTCTTAGAAATCAATCGGTGGTATTAGAGGGAGTTGAAGAAATCAGTCAAGTGGCCAAAATTAAAGAAATAGAAAATGATTATTTGTTTGTTCAAGGGTTTTTTTATGGAGAACCAATGGATTTAGAGAAAATTAGATTTCTTTAG
- a CDS encoding IS3 family transposase (programmed frameshift): MATYNKYEPELKEKILRLYLEEGRTKKSLTEEYNLGSGTITYWLQQRRKECKTNPIIKQETDSYEENKRLRRQLEELKKENEFLKKAAGILCEGNRLVVYQFIQKNCNTFGLRWLLRKFNLSPNAYYNYLKNRKSTYHAQKAETQRKIVEIYHEANGAPGYRMMRDLLEQRKYKYSDSTIHKYMKELGLRSITRRKKPDYKKGKAHKVYPNLLNQNFVVGAKNKVWCTDFTYLFLENGTVRYNCTILDLFDRSVIASLNGDHITSELAIATLKIAIQRHKPKRGLILHSDQGTQFTSQEFNVFCEKAHIQQSMSRAGCPYDNAPMERYYNTLKSERMNHFSYKTKEDLDAAVNEFAYIWYNHVRPHKYNKGKTPAQARAA; this comes from the exons ATGGCTACTTATAATAAATATGAACCTGAACTAAAAGAAAAAATATTGCGTCTTTATCTGGAAGAAGGACGTACAAAAAAGAGTTTAACTGAAGAGTACAACTTAGGAAGTGGTACGATCACATACTGGCTACAACAACGACGTAAAGAATGCAAAACAAATCCTATCATCAAACAAGAGACCGATTCCTACGAGGAGAACAAACGTCTTCGACGTCAACTTGAAGAATTGAAAAAGGAGAATGAGTTCTTAAAAAAGGCGGCAG GCATTCTTTGCGAAGGAAATCGATTAGTTGTTTACCAGTTTATCCAGAAAAATTGCAACACGTTTGGCCTACGTTGGCTTTTACGGAAATTCAACCTATCACCAAATGCTTACTATAATTACTTAAAGAATCGTAAGTCTACTTATCATGCTCAAAAAGCTGAAACGCAACGTAAAATCGTTGAAATTTACCATGAAGCAAACGGTGCTCCAGGCTACAGAATGATGCGTGATTTGTTAGAACAACGTAAATATAAGTATAGTGATTCAACCATCCATAAATATATGAAAGAGCTCGGTCTACGTTCTATTACAAGACGTAAAAAGCCTGATTATAAGAAAGGAAAAGCTCATAAAGTTTATCCTAATCTCTTAAATCAAAACTTTGTCGTTGGAGCCAAAAATAAGGTTTGGTGTACAGATTTCACCTATCTTTTTTTAGAAAATGGTACAGTTCGTTATAATTGTACGATTCTTGACTTATTTGATCGTTCAGTGATTGCTAGTTTAAATGGGGATCATATAACATCTGAATTAGCGATTGCAACACTTAAAATTGCTATTCAGCGTCATAAGCCAAAGAGAGGATTAATCCTTCATAGCGACCAAGGAACCCAATTCACTTCACAAGAATTCAATGTATTCTGTGAAAAGGCTCATATACAACAAAGTATGAGCCGAGCAGGATGTCCTTATGATAATGCTCCTATGGAGCGTTATTATAATACGTTAAAATCAGAACGTATGAATCATTTTTCATATAAAACGAAAGAGGACTTAGATGCTGCAGTAAATGAATTTGCTTATATTTGGTATAATCATGTAAGACCACACAAGTATAATAAAGGGAAAACACCAGCTCAGGCTAGAGCTGCTTAA
- the ltrA gene encoding group II intron reverse transcriptase/maturase, producing MKETKKCDDSRQLNTESGHLQKDRVELESYAKAPSISMTSDNRQNARREYHYGLLEKIISNENLNEAFKRVKKNKGSHGIDKMGVDELLPYLRSHGEELKQSIADGSYKPNPVRRVEIPKDNGKTRPLGIPTVVDRVIQQAVSQVLTPIFEKKFSENSYGFRPNRNAHQAILKCKEYMDEGYKWAVDIDLEKYFDTVNHDRLIGLIYKEVKDIRVIGLIRKYLNAGVMEKGLVSATVEGVPQGGNLSPLLSNIMLHELDMELERRGLKFCRYADDCNVYVKSKKSAERVMKSITEFIEKDLKLKVNKEKSKVDRPWKLKYLGYTFYNKKGEMGIRVHQVSVKKLKGKLKSITGRSNAMSMELRAIKLKQLIVGWISYFKLADMKGTLRELDEWLRRRLRLCYWKQWKKIKTKHDNLVKLGVENWKAWEHANTRKGYWRISNSPILNSTLTNKYLREQGFITLSERYSQIR from the coding sequence TTGAAAGAAACAAAGAAATGTGATGACAGCAGACAACTGAATACAGAATCAGGTCATTTGCAAAAGGATAGAGTGGAACTCGAAAGCTATGCAAAGGCGCCGAGCATTTCTATGACGTCGGATAACAGACAGAACGCCCGAAGAGAATATCACTATGGATTGCTAGAGAAAATCATTAGTAATGAAAATCTAAATGAAGCCTTTAAACGTGTAAAGAAGAATAAAGGAAGTCATGGAATCGACAAGATGGGAGTAGATGAACTTCTACCATATCTAAGAAGTCATGGCGAAGAGCTTAAGCAATCCATAGCAGATGGAAGTTATAAACCGAATCCCGTAAGAAGGGTAGAGATACCAAAGGATAACGGGAAAACAAGACCATTAGGGATACCAACTGTAGTAGACCGAGTGATACAACAGGCAGTATCACAAGTACTAACGCCAATCTTTGAGAAGAAATTTTCAGAGAATAGTTATGGATTTAGACCAAATCGAAACGCGCATCAAGCAATTCTAAAATGTAAAGAATACATGGATGAAGGCTATAAATGGGCGGTAGATATAGATTTAGAAAAGTACTTTGATACTGTCAACCACGATAGGTTAATTGGGCTGATTTATAAAGAAGTCAAGGATATACGAGTAATCGGACTGATAAGGAAGTATCTAAATGCAGGAGTGATGGAAAAGGGATTAGTAAGTGCTACTGTAGAAGGAGTGCCTCAAGGTGGGAACTTATCTCCACTATTAAGTAATATCATGTTGCATGAACTAGATATGGAATTAGAACGAAGAGGACTTAAGTTCTGCCGTTATGCAGATGATTGCAATGTATACGTGAAATCAAAGAAATCAGCAGAGCGAGTTATGAAAAGTATCACGGAGTTTATAGAAAAGGACTTGAAGCTTAAAGTTAACAAAGAGAAAAGTAAGGTAGACCGACCATGGAAACTAAAATATCTAGGATATACCTTTTACAATAAGAAAGGTGAAATGGGAATAAGAGTACATCAAGTTTCTGTTAAGAAGTTAAAAGGAAAACTTAAGAGTATCACTGGAAGAAGTAATGCAATGAGTATGGAACTCAGAGCTATTAAACTAAAACAATTAATTGTTGGCTGGATAAGTTACTTCAAACTAGCAGATATGAAAGGTACTTTACGAGAACTTGATGAGTGGCTAAGAAGACGTTTACGTCTTTGTTACTGGAAACAGTGGAAAAAGATTAAAACGAAACATGATAACTTAGTTAAACTAGGGGTAGAGAATTGGAAAGCATGGGAACATGCGAATACAAGGAAAGGCTACTGGAGAATCTCCAATAGCCCAATCTTAAATTCAACTCTTACCAATAAATATCTTAGAGAACAAGGTTTTATAACACTTAGTGAAAGATATTCGCAAATAAGGTAA
- a CDS encoding IS256 family transposase, with the protein MTNNNKNQKENLDLNSFFEEYILGLLKQTMETLMKEELTNILQYSKYSYEGHGTGNSRNGYYTRNYETKYGLIENLKIPRDRNNEFEQQLIPPYARRDDWLETMIIRMYASGVSTREIANIIEKLYGNSYSAATVSNITDVALEEIEQWHKRPLKKRYSVIYIDALHLKLRRDTVSSDAVYFILGVDEDGYREVLDFFIGVNESAYVWEDNLRQIKERGVDEVLLFVMDGLSGLDDAVHRVYPKADIQRCIVHKVRNAIRSVRKKDINDFTADLKVVYESPNLEQCRAALDEFAVKWSKSYKRVVESWLNDEDLFTYYKYPVSMRKSIYTTNWIERFNKEVRRLVKTKDALPTEDACSKLVYYKVISYNESWSTRKLRGFACSSDKLQDMFTERYA; encoded by the coding sequence ATGACTAATAATAACAAAAATCAAAAAGAAAATCTAGACTTAAACTCTTTTTTTGAAGAGTATATTCTTGGTCTATTAAAACAAACCATGGAAACCTTGATGAAGGAAGAACTCACTAACATTCTCCAGTACAGTAAATATAGCTACGAAGGACATGGTACTGGCAATTCACGCAACGGATACTATACCCGTAATTATGAAACCAAATACGGTCTGATTGAGAATCTTAAAATTCCTCGTGACCGTAATAATGAGTTTGAACAACAACTCATTCCACCATATGCAAGAAGAGATGATTGGCTAGAAACCATGATCATCCGCATGTATGCAAGTGGAGTATCTACACGTGAAATTGCTAACATCATTGAAAAACTTTATGGAAATTCTTATAGTGCGGCTACAGTAAGTAATATCACTGATGTTGCTCTTGAAGAAATTGAACAGTGGCATAAGCGTCCTCTAAAGAAGAGGTACAGTGTCATTTATATTGATGCTTTACATCTTAAATTAAGAAGAGATACAGTATCAAGTGACGCCGTTTACTTCATTTTAGGTGTCGATGAAGATGGATACCGTGAAGTATTAGACTTCTTTATCGGTGTAAATGAAAGCGCTTATGTTTGGGAGGATAATCTTCGCCAGATAAAAGAACGAGGCGTAGATGAAGTTCTCCTCTTCGTCATGGACGGTCTCTCTGGACTTGACGATGCTGTTCATAGAGTATATCCAAAAGCGGATATTCAACGATGTATTGTCCATAAAGTTCGTAATGCAATTCGTAGTGTTCGTAAGAAAGATATCAACGATTTTACAGCTGATTTAAAAGTTGTATACGAATCTCCAAACCTAGAGCAGTGTAGAGCAGCTTTAGACGAATTTGCTGTTAAATGGAGTAAATCTTATAAACGTGTAGTGGAATCCTGGTTAAATGACGAGGACTTATTCACATACTATAAATACCCTGTTTCTATGCGAAAATCCATCTATACAACGAATTGGATCGAGCGCTTTAATAAAGAAGTACGTCGTCTTGTAAAAACTAAGGATGCACTACCCACAGAAGACGCATGTAGTAAACTCGTTTATTATAAAGTGATTTCTTATAATGAATCATGGTCTACAAGAAAGCTTAGAGGCTTTGCTTGTTCATCAGATAAACTTCAGGATATGTTTACCGAAAGGTACGCATAA